One part of the Schistocerca piceifrons isolate TAMUIC-IGC-003096 chromosome 2, iqSchPice1.1, whole genome shotgun sequence genome encodes these proteins:
- the LOC124775706 gene encoding uncharacterized protein LOC124775706, translated as MLAPLSPAERERLLLDSLRGSGKFRWGRRQQEQVSPPPHWGYDARVANRAHRDRESPSSPLDPGYVRHAASNWPVTPPSGSRTPRTPSQSPSGSESSGSPPPAGQAPGAAAGATQRGGGVGGRAPRRRDSDDDDDDDVPAGGSLTTQLLQRWLRSRHARVGKTTSQP; from the exons ATGTTGGCACCACTGTCGCCGGCAGAGCGAGAGAGGCTGCTGCTGGACTCGCTGCGAGGCTCCGGTAAGTTCCGCTGGGGCCGGCGCCAGCAGGAGCAGGTGTCTCCGCCGCCGCACTGGGGCTACGATGCCAGGGTCGCCAACCGCGCGCACAGGGACCGCGAATCCCCCAGCTCTCCGCTCGATCCAG gcTACGTGCGGCACGCGGCGTCAAACTGGCCGGTGACGCCGCCATCTGGGTCCCGTACGCCGCGCACGCCGTCTCAGTCGCCCTCTGGCTCCGAGTCGTCCGGATCTCCGCCCCCGGCAGGCCAGGCTCCGGGGGCAGCAGCGGGGGCGACGCAGCGAGGGGGTGGCGTGGGCGGCCGGGCCCCGCGGCGCCGCGAcagcgacgacgatgacgacgacgacgtgcCAGCGGGCGGCTCGCTGACGACGCAGCTGCTGCAGCGCTGGCTGCGCTCCAGGCACGCGCGTGTGGGAAAGACCACCTCACAGCCCTGA